The Candidatus Manganitrophus noduliformans genome segment TCGGCGGCGCCGGGGTGGGAAAGACCGTCATCATCATGGAGTTGATCCGGAACATCGCGACCGAGCACGGCGGCTACTCCGTCTTCGCCGGCGTGGGGGAGCGGACCCGCGAGGGGAACGAGCTCTACATGGAGATGAGCGGATCGGGGGTGCTCGATAAAACCGTCCTCGTCTTCGGCCAGATGAACGAGCCGCCCGGCTCCCGGTTGCGGATCGGTCTTTCGGCATTGACGATGGCCGAATATTTCCGCGATGAAAAGGGGCAGGATGTGCTTCTCTTCGTCGATAACATCTTCCGGTTCGTTCAGGCCGGCTCCGAGGTGTCGGCGTTGTTGGGAAGAATGCCCTCCGCGGTGGGATACCAGCCGAGTCTCGGGACCGAGATGGGCGAGCTCCAGGAGCGGATCACCTCGACGACCAAGGGGTCGATCACATCGGTTCAGGCCATTTACGTTCCGGCGGACGACATCACCGATCCCGCGCCGGCGACGACCTTCTCCCATCTCGATGCGACGACGGTGCTTTCCCGGCAGATCGCGGAGTTGGGGATCTACCCGGCGGTCGATCCGCTCGATTCGACCTCTCGCCTCATGGATCCGCGAATCATCGGCGACCAGCACTATCAAACCGCCCGCGCGGTTCAGCGGACACTGCAGCGGTATAAAGATCTCCAGGACATCATCGCCATCTTGGGGATGGACGAGTTGTCCGAAGAAGATCGGGTGACGGTGCAGCGCGCCCGGAAGATCCAGCGGTTCCTCTCCCAGCCGTTCTTCGTGGCGGAGACCTTCACCGGAATCCCGGGGAAATATGTGAAGCTGGCCGATTCGATCAAGAGCTTCCAGATGATCGTCGATGGAAAATACGACTCCCTTCCCGAGCAGGCGTTTTACATGGTCGGAACCATCGAAGAGGCGCAGGAAAAGGCGGAAAAACTCAGGAAGTAAACCAGGGGCCGGGGGCCAGGTGTCGGGGGCCGGAGAGAACAGATGCCGGTCAACAGATCGGTCAATAGTTTTCGAGATCTCCGAGTTTGTCAGCTCGGAATCAATCTTGTGGAGCAGGTTTATCTGCTGACGGCACGTTTTCCTAAAGAAGAAATATACGGTTTGACGAGTCAGATTCAACGGGCTGCTGTCTCGGTCCCCTCGAATATTGCAGAGGGACATACCCGCGAGCACAGGAAAGAATATCTACAGCATCTCTCTATTGCTCAAGCTTCTTTGGCCGA includes the following:
- the atpD gene encoding F0F1 ATP synthase subunit beta, which gives rise to MATATTTGHIVQVIGPTVDIRFPAEQLPPILNAVKIEDAKLGINLIVEIAQHIGNDIVRCIAMGSTDGLVRGMEAKDTGAPISVPVGEQSLGRIFNVLGEPIDGKGGIAKPDQRWPIHRPSPSFEEQVPVASILETGIKVVDLLAPYAKGGKVGLFGGAGVGKTVIIMELIRNIATEHGGYSVFAGVGERTREGNELYMEMSGSGVLDKTVLVFGQMNEPPGSRLRIGLSALTMAEYFRDEKGQDVLLFVDNIFRFVQAGSEVSALLGRMPSAVGYQPSLGTEMGELQERITSTTKGSITSVQAIYVPADDITDPAPATTFSHLDATTVLSRQIAELGIYPAVDPLDSTSRLMDPRIIGDQHYQTARAVQRTLQRYKDLQDIIAILGMDELSEEDRVTVQRARKIQRFLSQPFFVAETFTGIPGKYVKLADSIKSFQMIVDGKYDSLPEQAFYMVGTIEEAQEKAEKLRK
- a CDS encoding four helix bundle protein, which translates into the protein MPVNRSVNSFRDLRVCQLGINLVEQVYLLTARFPKEEIYGLTSQIQRAAVSVPSNIAEGHTREHRKEYLQHLSIAQASLAELETQLEISARLKYLTSDEFNQITENIKSLGRQLYALRNALGDKPAPGPRPPAP